The Anaerolineae bacterium genome window below encodes:
- a CDS encoding DUF4256 domain-containing protein, producing the protein MELSAEQRQELLRVLKARFEKNMNRHKGLEWAKVQAKLEANLEKLRSLSEMERTGGEPDVVGYDEKTGEYIFYDCSAESPKGRRSICYDREGQEAREKQGVKPEGNAIDMATAMGIELLTEEQYRALQNLGNFDTKTSSWLKTPADIRKLGGALFADRRYGHVFVYHNSAPSFYSARGFRGWLRV; encoded by the coding sequence ATGGAGTTGTCAGCAGAACAGCGTCAAGAACTACTCAGGGTATTGAAAGCCCGTTTTGAGAAAAACATGAACCGCCATAAAGGTCTTGAATGGGCTAAAGTACAGGCAAAGCTGGAAGCTAATCTTGAAAAGCTACGGTCACTCAGTGAAATGGAAAGAACTGGCGGTGAACCGGATGTAGTTGGTTATGATGAAAAGACGGGCGAATACATTTTTTACGATTGTTCAGCGGAAAGTCCTAAAGGCCGCAGAAGTATCTGTTACGACCGTGAAGGACAGGAGGCCAGAGAAAAGCAGGGGGTGAAGCCAGAAGGCAACGCTATTGATATGGCAACCGCCATGGGCATTGAGCTGTTAACGGAAGAACAATATCGAGCGTTGCAGAACCTTGGAAATTTTGATACGAAAACGTCAAGCTGGCTGAAAACGCCCGCTGATATTAGAAAACTCGGCGGTGCTCTCTTTGCTGATCGCCGCTATGGCCATGTTTTCGTGTATCACAACAGTGCACCCTCTTTCTATAGTGCTAGGGGATTCCGGGGCTGGCTAAGGGTCTAA